Proteins found in one Triticum urartu cultivar G1812 chromosome 4, Tu2.1, whole genome shotgun sequence genomic segment:
- the LOC125552956 gene encoding cell number regulator 10-like: MKPGTEPATGVPVGGAPGAPTAWSSGLFDCFDDCGLCCLTCWCPCITFGKVAEIVDRGATSCGTSGALYVLLASLTGCHWIYSCTYRSKMRAQYALPDAPCCDCCVHYCCEPCALVQEYKELKARGYDPEIGWHLNQERRNGGAGGVNPPGMQEMGR; the protein is encoded by the exons ATGAAGCCCGGCACCGAGCCGGCCACCGGCGTCCCCGTCGGCGGCGCACCGGGCGCCCCCACCGCCTGGTCCTCCGGCCTCTTCGACTGCTTCGACGACTGCGGCCTCT GTTGCCTGACTTGCTGGTGCCCGTGCATCACGTTCGGGAAGGTGGCGGAGATCGTGGACCGGGGCGCGACGTCGTGTGGGACGAGCGGCGCGCTCTACGTGCTGCTGGCGTCGCTCACGGGGTGCCACTGGATCTACTCCTGCACCTACCGCTCCAAGATGCGCGCCCAGTACGCGCTCCCGGACGCGCCCTGCTGCGACTGCTGCGTGCACTACTGCTGCGAGCCCTGCGCGCTCGTCCAGGAGTACAAGGAGCTCAAGGCCCGCGGCTACGACCCCGAGATCGGCTGGCACCTCAACCAAGAGCGCCGCaacggcggcgccggcggcgtcAACCCGCCCGGCATGCAGGAGATGGGCCGCTGA
- the LOC125554914 gene encoding uncharacterized protein LOC125554914, whose translation MAAPTVLALALAVLLLPAAAAAAAGRAPPGASPLVTTCNEGPFPAHCVKELGPRLLDIQTTLASVSPRGALIAGAPGTVDFSSLVAVAMEAATEAGAVASTIFEGKLPGFNASVPDFKVCLSNCSVTMKSAMKKLHGATAAMKVHAHVVAKVLADRAITDVSACTISCRNLTGDVKLILETSLVEFQKMIRIAVNFLTKIAAKTPPGPLPPLPPPVRRR comes from the coding sequence ATGGCCGCGCCGACCGTGCTGGCGCTCGCCCtggccgtcctcctcctcccggcggcagcggcggcggcggcggggcgcgcccCGCCGGGCGCCAGCCCGCTCGTGACCACGTGCAACGAGGGCCCCTTCCCGGCGCACTGCGTCAAGGAGCTGGGCCCGCGCCTCCTCGACATCCAGACCACGCTGGCGTCGGTCTCGCCGCGGGGCGCGCTCATCGCCGGCGCGCCGGGCACGGTGGACTTCTCTTCGCTCGTGGCCGTGGCCATGGAGGCGGCCACGGAGGCTGGCGCGGTGGCGTCCACCATCTTCGAGGGCAAGCTCCCCGGGTTCAACGCCTCCGTGCCGGACTTCAAGGTCTGCCTCAGCAACTGCAGCGTCACCATGAAGTCCGCCATGAAGAAGCTCCACGGCGCCACCGCCGCCATGAAGGTCCACGCCCACGTGGTCGCCAAGGTGCTCGCCGACCGGGCCATCACCGACGTGTCGGCCTGCACGATCAGCTGCAGGAACCTCACCGGCGACGTCAAGCTCATCCTCGAGACCAGCCTCGTGGAGTTCCAGAAGATGATCAGGATCGCCGTCAACTTCCTCACCAAGATCGCGGCCAAGACTCCGCCCGGCCCTCTCCCTCCCCTCCCTCCCCCGGTGCGCCGCCGCTAG